In Methanonatronarchaeum sp. AMET-Sl, one genomic interval encodes:
- a CDS encoding histone deacetylase: MNLNLAYHPSFLKHNTGENHPENPGRVKSILKSFDENNIWPQITKIKPKKIDEKTLKKVHTSSHINQIKQICKTGGGRIGSDTVVDSSSYEVALTACGALQKLVNEAIQKQKNGLALTRPPGHHALPNKSMGFCIFNSISVAAEHALKKLDKVLILDWDVHHGNGTQKIFYENNRLLYISIHQTPLFPGTGDIKETGKNQGEGYNINIPLPSEMEDPDYNYIMDEIIIPKINQYDPELILISAGYDGHRKDPLANMNLTSNAYYQLTKKTKNTGKPIVIALEGGYNHQALQKSINQTINALLNKNPNKTKTISQTTQKTSKTTKQTTKKLKKIHKIK, from the coding sequence CTGAATCTAAATCTTGCATACCACCCCAGTTTCCTTAAACACAATACTGGTGAAAACCACCCTGAAAACCCAGGTAGAGTTAAATCTATTCTAAAGAGTTTTGACGAAAACAATATCTGGCCACAAATTACCAAAATAAAACCCAAAAAAATCGATGAGAAAACTTTAAAAAAAGTCCATACCTCCAGCCACATAAATCAAATAAAACAGATATGTAAAACTGGGGGTGGTCGTATAGGTTCTGACACTGTCGTTGATTCCAGTTCATATGAAGTCGCCTTAACCGCCTGTGGAGCATTACAGAAACTGGTTAATGAAGCCATACAAAAACAAAAAAATGGACTCGCCTTAACAAGACCCCCAGGACACCATGCATTACCCAATAAATCAATGGGATTCTGTATATTCAACAGTATATCTGTAGCTGCAGAACATGCATTAAAAAAACTAGACAAAGTATTGATTCTAGATTGGGATGTCCACCATGGAAACGGAACACAAAAAATATTCTACGAAAACAACAGATTGCTCTACATATCAATACACCAAACACCACTATTCCCAGGAACAGGAGATATAAAAGAAACGGGCAAAAACCAAGGAGAAGGATACAACATAAACATACCACTACCAAGTGAAATGGAAGATCCTGACTACAACTACATAATGGACGAAATAATCATCCCTAAAATCAATCAATACGACCCTGAACTAATACTGATCTCCGCAGGATACGATGGACACCGAAAAGACCCACTTGCCAACATGAACTTAACGTCAAACGCATACTATCAACTAACCAAAAAAACAAAAAACACAGGAAAACCAATCGTAATAGCTTTAGAAGGTGGATACAACCATCAAGCCCTACAAAAATCAATCAACCAAACAATAAACGCCCTACTAAACAAAAACCCAAACAAAACAAAAACCATATCCCAAACAACCCAAAAAACATCAAAAACCACCAAACAAACAACCAAAAAACTCAAAAAAATACACAAAATAAAATAA